In Aliivibrio wodanis, a genomic segment contains:
- the mepA gene encoding penicillin-insensitive murein endopeptidase — MRYHLIALYLSCSSLAVNATPWESMQVPTEQSIESIGSYANGCLEGADALPLTGIGYQVVRSERKRYFAHSETINFIKDLARISKKDFNKQLLIADVSLPKGGRFSHGHSSHQTGLDVDIWLRLLDQPLTEAELKQPYSISLVDKPTDSIRNEFWQSEHFDLIKAAAQDERVARIFVNSIIKEKLCEQETNDSQWLRKVRPWWGHSSHMHVRLNCPKEDDSCINQAKPPEGDGCGYEAKSWRLNPTPQKKKKAPPVMPPQCIKMLGVAENNKS; from the coding sequence ATGCGTTATCATCTCATTGCTTTATATCTTAGCTGTTCTAGTTTAGCGGTTAATGCTACTCCTTGGGAATCAATGCAAGTTCCAACGGAACAATCAATTGAATCTATTGGTAGTTATGCCAATGGCTGCCTTGAAGGTGCAGATGCATTACCTTTAACGGGAATTGGCTATCAGGTGGTTAGAAGTGAACGAAAGCGTTATTTTGCACACTCTGAGACCATTAATTTTATTAAAGATCTTGCTCGTATCTCTAAAAAAGATTTTAACAAACAACTCTTAATTGCTGATGTATCTTTGCCAAAAGGGGGACGTTTCTCTCACGGTCACTCAAGTCATCAAACAGGCCTAGATGTTGATATTTGGTTACGACTATTAGACCAACCACTAACAGAAGCAGAACTTAAACAGCCCTACTCTATTAGCCTTGTTGATAAACCTACTGATTCGATCCGCAATGAATTTTGGCAGTCTGAACACTTTGATTTAATTAAAGCCGCAGCGCAAGATGAAAGAGTGGCACGCATTTTTGTGAACTCTATTATCAAAGAAAAATTGTGTGAACAAGAGACAAACGATAGCCAATGGCTGCGTAAAGTTCGTCCTTGGTGGGGACACAGTTCACATATGCATGTGCGTCTTAATTGTCCCAAAGAAGATGATAGCTGCATTAACCAAGCAAAGCCACCAGAAGGAGATGGTTGTGGTTACGAGGCAAAGAGTTGGCGATTAAATCCAACACCACAAAAGAAAAAGAAAGCGCCTCCTGTCATGCCGCCGCAATGCATAAAAATGTTAGGTGTTGCTGAAAATAATAAATCTTGA
- a CDS encoding membrane protein (No significant database matches): MKLFWWNLNNKEKSQRSFFLAPFCLLLLLNPSPEGFFILNKYIVCSFGILVFVCQGFYYKNKSKKEITKK, from the coding sequence ATGAAGCTTTTTTGGTGGAATTTAAATAATAAAGAAAAGTCACAACGTTCGTTCTTTTTAGCACCATTTTGTTTATTGTTACTATTAAACCCAAGTCCAGAAGGCTTTTTTATTCTTAACAAGTACATAGTATGCAGTTTTGGGATCTTGGTTTTTGTATGCCAAGGTTTTTATTATAAGAATAAATCAAAGAAAGAAATCACTAAGAAATAA
- a CDS encoding transporter, MFS family — MQDSNARFPTIAKILILRQFLWGAAFYGAFVLLTKFFLNDLNYSEADTIMMMGAFGAVGPVFSAVGGFLADKFIGAFRAVYIGYATYLVGFLLLGIGASQLNVPMSILAIALIGFARGLSATCPTVLFGNSYSETNREAFQQGLTVNYSINNLGSFSAKYLFPFLITYLAYQGVFFLSALLMALTLILFYKYRKELASVGNDLDKAPLSVKTWVSFFAGSAAMLGLIFWIFSNLDTGKYILYALGFGAIGYFIYEITKATRAFQYKMVAVLITVCILIVFYFFYGQMFTSMNMYAINLMDDTLLGFIPIHPESNMAFNPLWCFVLGGPMIQFYAWLDRKGYSPTIPTKIAGAFMLTTIAFSLLGFSAGTMGENGKISADWILFVHFFQSGAELIVGALGAGFIFEMVPRYLAAFSIGLRAVAISLSGILAAVIATKIALPKDIVFTPEVVETVYTSYFYMLAQVAAFMAVLTLGLSKVIQRLIARGEELEAEEALQAKDEVPMEPKAQN; from the coding sequence ATGCAAGACAGTAATGCACGATTTCCCACGATAGCTAAAATTCTCATTCTTAGACAATTTTTATGGGGCGCAGCCTTCTATGGTGCCTTTGTACTTTTAACTAAGTTTTTCCTTAATGATCTTAATTATAGCGAAGCTGATACGATTATGATGATGGGGGCTTTTGGTGCCGTAGGTCCTGTATTTTCAGCGGTGGGTGGCTTTTTAGCGGATAAATTTATCGGTGCGTTCCGTGCTGTATATATTGGTTATGCGACCTATCTAGTCGGTTTTTTATTGTTAGGTATTGGCGCAAGTCAGCTTAATGTGCCAATGAGTATTTTAGCTATTGCATTGATTGGTTTTGCTCGTGGTTTGTCTGCGACATGCCCAACTGTGTTGTTTGGTAATTCATACTCTGAAACTAACCGCGAAGCTTTCCAACAAGGTCTTACGGTTAACTATTCAATTAATAATCTTGGTTCTTTTTCTGCTAAATACCTTTTTCCTTTTTTAATCACTTATCTAGCATACCAAGGTGTTTTCTTTTTATCTGCATTATTAATGGCGCTCACCTTGATTCTCTTTTATAAGTATCGTAAAGAGTTGGCAAGTGTGGGTAATGATTTAGATAAAGCACCATTATCAGTAAAAACTTGGGTATCATTCTTTGCCGGTTCAGCAGCAATGCTTGGCTTAATATTTTGGATTTTCTCAAACCTTGATACGGGTAAATACATTCTTTATGCATTAGGTTTTGGTGCTATTGGTTACTTCATTTATGAAATCACAAAAGCAACGCGTGCATTCCAATACAAAATGGTAGCAGTGCTGATCACCGTTTGTATCTTAATTGTGTTCTATTTTTTCTATGGTCAAATGTTCACGTCAATGAACATGTACGCAATTAACTTAATGGACGATACCTTACTTGGCTTTATTCCTATTCACCCTGAATCAAATATGGCGTTCAACCCGCTATGGTGTTTTGTGCTTGGTGGGCCAATGATCCAATTTTACGCATGGTTAGATCGTAAAGGTTACTCACCAACTATTCCAACTAAAATTGCAGGGGCATTTATGCTAACTACTATTGCGTTTAGTTTGTTGGGGTTCTCTGCTGGGACGATGGGAGAAAACGGAAAAATCTCAGCGGATTGGATTCTATTTGTTCACTTTTTCCAATCAGGTGCAGAGCTGATTGTTGGCGCACTAGGCGCTGGGTTTATTTTTGAAATGGTACCACGTTATCTTGCTGCATTTTCAATTGGTTTACGCGCTGTCGCTATCTCATTAAGTGGTATTTTAGCGGCGGTAATAGCAACAAAAATCGCTTTACCGAAAGATATCGTATTTACGCCAGAAGTGGTGGAGACGGTATATACCAGTTATTTTTATATGCTAGCGCAAGTGGCTGCATTTATGGCGGTATTGACCTTAGGGTTATCTAAAGTAATTCAAAGATTAATTGCTCGTGGAGAAGAGTTAGAGGCAGAAGAAGCCTTACAAGCAAAAGATGAAGTACCTATGGAGCCAAAAGCTCAAAATTAG
- a CDS encoding methyl-accepting chemotaxis protein, CheC-like family → MKAEFINPFLSALINVLSTMSSIQLTPQKPMLKKGGFAKGDVSGLIGMTTPDLKGSLSVTFEKKLALMTMKKMVGEVHHEIDVDVIDMVGEITNMVAGGAKRTLSEQGFEFDMATPMVVSGENHTISHQSKDKIVLIPLSSEYGMVFIEVSFE, encoded by the coding sequence ATGAAAGCTGAATTTATAAACCCTTTTCTAAGTGCATTGATTAATGTATTAAGCACAATGTCAAGTATTCAATTAACACCTCAGAAGCCGATGTTAAAAAAAGGAGGCTTTGCAAAAGGTGATGTCTCTGGTCTTATCGGTATGACGACCCCTGACTTAAAAGGCTCATTGTCTGTTACTTTCGAGAAAAAATTAGCACTCATGACAATGAAGAAAATGGTTGGCGAGGTTCACCACGAAATTGATGTTGATGTCATTGATATGGTAGGTGAAATCACCAACATGGTTGCAGGTGGAGCAAAGCGAACTTTAAGCGAACAAGGTTTTGAGTTTGATATGGCAACACCTATGGTTGTTTCTGGTGAAAATCATACGATTAGCCATCAATCTAAAGATAAAATCGTTTTGATCCCTTTAAGCTCTGAGTATGGGATGGTATTTATTGAAGTTTCTTTTGAATAG
- a CDS encoding HTH-type transcriptional regulator, LysR-family: protein MDKVTAAKVFIDVAHSESFTATAERLEMSRSMVTRYVEAMEAWLNTRLLHRTTRKVSLTTIGVQYLAEIQQWVETADNIVNQIQPLGEIRGSIRLAVSMSFGHSQLMAALTEFMAVHSKVSIDVDIQDVATDLIKNRIDLAIRIASSPDPTLIGKPIAKCHSVLVASEHYLTTNSQIQTPEDLLNHSCLGYKNFERHIWHLRQEKEYRSVEIKCRLTANEATALMEAAVHGAGITMQPTYLVHSLIQNGTLKQVLPSWTPQSMDIFVLYPSRRHLSPAVRALIDFLADYFENKIWNE, encoded by the coding sequence ATGGATAAAGTAACCGCAGCTAAAGTATTTATTGATGTCGCTCACTCTGAAAGTTTTACGGCAACAGCAGAACGTCTTGAGATGTCTCGTTCTATGGTGACTCGTTATGTTGAAGCAATGGAGGCTTGGCTTAATACCCGCCTATTACATAGAACAACCCGAAAAGTGTCACTAACCACTATCGGGGTGCAGTACTTAGCAGAAATACAGCAATGGGTAGAAACAGCTGATAACATCGTTAACCAAATACAACCTTTAGGTGAAATTCGCGGCAGTATTCGCCTCGCGGTAAGTATGTCTTTTGGGCATTCTCAGTTAATGGCAGCACTTACTGAGTTTATGGCTGTTCATTCCAAAGTTAGTATTGATGTCGATATACAAGATGTCGCGACTGATTTAATTAAAAATCGTATTGATCTCGCCATTCGAATTGCTTCTTCACCTGATCCTACTCTTATAGGGAAACCCATTGCAAAATGCCACTCAGTATTAGTCGCAAGTGAACATTATCTCACGACTAATTCTCAAATTCAGACACCAGAAGATCTATTAAATCATTCCTGCTTAGGATATAAAAATTTTGAGCGTCATATTTGGCATCTAAGACAAGAAAAAGAGTATCGTTCTGTTGAGATAAAGTGTCGTTTAACAGCAAATGAAGCAACAGCTTTAATGGAGGCAGCAGTGCATGGTGCTGGCATTACAATGCAGCCCACTTATTTAGTTCATTCTCTAATTCAAAACGGAACATTAAAACAAGTGCTTCCGAGCTGGACACCTCAATCCATGGATATTTTTGTTTTATACCCCTCCCGAAGGCATCTCTCCCCTGCTGTAAGGGCTCTAATCGATTTTTTGGCTGATTATTTTGAAAATAAAATTTGGAATGAATAG
- a CDS encoding metallo-beta-lactamase family protein — protein sequence MKKLALLTLSMMAATSAFASNEKPLTFKIYNAPSDSFNVNSTLIYGEKEAVVIDAGFTKSDALKIAANVLDSGKSLTTIFISQADPDYYFGAETLKQLFPEVNVFATPKVRETIEKKMARKMTFWAPKMGDNAPTSPILPQAYSKSSFFIEGHKVEIKGTTGVLGHRPYLWIPSEKAIVGNVGIYNDMPVWMVDSQTQEQLDAWSVQLSEMKELSPVVVIPGHMKANSKTDLSAINYTEEYLDAFKQAKSSSKNSKQLIDKMMVHYPSPTVSTTLSLGAKVHMGEVSW from the coding sequence ATGAAAAAATTGGCGTTACTTACTTTATCTATGATGGCAGCAACTTCAGCATTTGCCTCTAATGAAAAGCCACTTACTTTTAAAATATATAATGCACCTTCTGATAGTTTTAATGTGAATTCGACTCTAATTTATGGAGAGAAAGAAGCCGTAGTCATTGACGCGGGGTTTACCAAATCAGACGCCCTGAAAATTGCAGCAAATGTATTAGATTCAGGGAAGTCATTAACGACAATTTTTATCAGTCAAGCGGATCCTGATTACTATTTTGGTGCAGAAACACTTAAACAACTCTTCCCTGAAGTTAACGTGTTTGCCACTCCAAAAGTGCGTGAAACCATTGAGAAAAAAATGGCAAGAAAAATGACATTTTGGGCTCCTAAAATGGGAGATAATGCCCCAACGTCTCCTATTCTTCCACAGGCCTATTCTAAATCATCTTTTTTTATTGAAGGGCATAAAGTTGAAATCAAAGGCACGACAGGTGTATTGGGTCACCGTCCATATCTTTGGATACCATCAGAAAAAGCGATTGTTGGTAATGTAGGTATTTACAATGATATGCCTGTTTGGATGGTTGATTCACAAACGCAGGAACAGTTAGATGCTTGGTCAGTGCAACTAAGTGAGATGAAAGAACTCAGCCCTGTAGTTGTTATTCCGGGTCATATGAAAGCGAATTCGAAGACAGATTTAAGTGCAATCAATTATACCGAAGAATATCTAGATGCCTTTAAGCAAGCAAAATCGTCGAGTAAAAACAGTAAGCAACTTATTGATAAAATGATGGTTCATTACCCATCTCCAACAGTATCAACAACTTTAAGTCTTGGTGCTAAGGTGCATATGGGTGAGGTATCATGGTAA
- a CDS encoding putative uncharacterized protein (No significant database matches) — protein sequence MNDYNNDYYILKCGSSKVPSPYCACCKDHYFIYQNPLSLKMAVQAESSGELEDNIPLIEAMEMDGDPLLSKRVKQVLEFFDLYCFQLQPAIYTHADDTEHFYWVGVLDNALNVYDFEQGNYYTIREYDEVNAKTIRLDPDKMSVIPLEKRLMFEVPGMRGTYIVHRSVAEPLIALNASGLHLVPVMEWTNGFGMTI from the coding sequence ATGAACGATTACAACAATGATTATTACATTTTAAAATGCGGAAGCAGTAAAGTACCTTCTCCTTATTGTGCGTGTTGCAAAGACCATTACTTTATTTACCAAAACCCTCTGTCTTTAAAAATGGCCGTTCAGGCTGAATCATCAGGGGAGCTTGAAGATAATATTCCATTGATTGAAGCGATGGAGATGGATGGTGATCCACTGCTTTCTAAACGGGTCAAACAGGTATTGGAGTTTTTTGATCTTTATTGCTTTCAATTACAGCCTGCTATTTATACTCATGCAGACGATACAGAGCATTTTTATTGGGTTGGTGTGTTAGATAATGCTCTTAATGTGTATGACTTTGAACAGGGGAATTATTACACCATACGTGAATATGATGAAGTGAATGCAAAAACCATCAGGCTAGATCCCGATAAAATGTCAGTTATTCCCTTAGAAAAGCGATTGATGTTTGAAGTGCCAGGAATGCGTGGCACTTACATTGTTCATCGCTCGGTGGCAGAGCCTTTAATCGCCTTAAATGCCAGTGGGTTACATTTAGTTCCAGTAATGGAGTGGACTAATGGTTTTGGGATGACAATATAA
- a CDS encoding putative uncharacterized protein (No significant database matches) — protein sequence MSNDMNNYQVFHRSQYYQQTNRLIQANVERMLELQPDLLVDFTQCPRLFLAEKFADMLSAMEPIGVERVKNRYRPDLDDEVQIDIGTHRKMEIIDGISYAYFY from the coding sequence ATGAGCAATGACATGAATAATTATCAAGTATTTCACCGCAGTCAATATTATCAACAGACGAATCGTCTTATTCAAGCCAACGTAGAGCGTATGCTTGAGTTACAACCAGATTTATTAGTCGATTTTACCCAGTGCCCCCGCTTATTTTTAGCTGAAAAATTTGCTGATATGCTATCGGCAATGGAGCCTATTGGAGTCGAAAGAGTTAAAAATAGGTATCGCCCTGATTTAGATGATGAAGTTCAAATTGATATCGGTACACATAGAAAAATGGAAATCATTGATGGTATTTCTTATGCCTATTTTTATTAG
- a CDS encoding putative bacterial signaling protein yields MRVEYKDGSFIMYYSNYTIKTAFQGIYCKDGDIYGYEALIRVYDDITKEYIPPPVFIDEISNPYSLEAFYLINKLHLFNFKKLIKTNSNLKLFVNITPSFFDSLGGNLKVQAMVCQLMNEAGIGSESLIAEILESESSQYPNFNAGISFIKSINVAIALDDFGEENSNIERYKEVNPKIVKISREFYLESFKSLSTIEILRNVITLFKKDGVKVVVEGLENHKHINQLISMGVDLYQGFVIHKPEIYKKDFQYRIPLSFVDINNEFVQVG; encoded by the coding sequence ATGAGAGTAGAGTATAAAGATGGTTCATTTATCATGTATTATAGTAACTATACTATAAAAACAGCATTTCAAGGTATTTACTGCAAAGACGGTGATATTTATGGATATGAAGCTTTAATCCGAGTTTATGATGACATCACCAAAGAATATATCCCACCACCTGTATTTATTGATGAAATTAGTAATCCATATTCACTTGAAGCTTTTTATCTTATAAATAAATTACATCTTTTCAATTTTAAAAAACTGATTAAAACAAACAGTAACCTAAAATTATTTGTTAATATTACACCATCATTTTTTGATAGTCTTGGAGGGAATTTAAAAGTACAGGCAATGGTATGTCAGTTAATGAATGAGGCCGGGATTGGTTCTGAATCTTTAATTGCAGAGATACTTGAGAGTGAATCATCACAATACCCTAATTTTAATGCAGGAATTTCATTTATTAAAAGTATTAATGTAGCTATTGCTTTAGATGATTTTGGTGAGGAAAACTCTAATATAGAAAGATATAAAGAAGTAAATCCTAAAATTGTTAAAATAAGCCGAGAGTTTTATCTAGAATCATTTAAGTCACTATCTACAATAGAAATACTTAGAAACGTAATAACGCTATTTAAGAAAGATGGAGTTAAAGTAGTCGTTGAAGGGTTAGAAAATCATAAACATATTAATCAACTTATTTCTATGGGAGTTGACCTCTATCAAGGGTTTGTTATTCATAAACCGGAAATATACAAAAAAGATTTTCAATATAGAATTCCATTATCTTTTGTAGATATAAATAATGAGTTCGTACAGGTTGGTTAA
- a CDS encoding putative oxidoreductase yields MSHVEKVLMAPEGPTFSNLIQGYWRLESWEMNAQERLSFLKTHVEMGITTVDHAAIYSAGNCEVLFGEALKLDPTMRDQIEIVSKFGINGIATGNGEKRVSHYDSSKQAILDSTNNSLQRLGVEQLDTLLVHRPDFLMNADHVAEAFAELKQSGKVKHFGVSNFTSSQFDLLQSRLDMPLVTNQVEINPMNFDVLENGVCDKLQQYRVRPMAWSCLAGGNIFSEQTEQAIRLRHTLTELAEELGATSIEQVIFAWVLKHPSNPVALIGSGKIERVKEAINALALQMNTEQWYRVWVASKGHGVA; encoded by the coding sequence ATGAGTCATGTTGAAAAAGTACTAATGGCACCAGAAGGCCCTACATTTTCTAATCTAATTCAAGGTTATTGGCGTTTAGAGTCATGGGAAATGAACGCACAAGAACGTCTGTCTTTTCTAAAAACACATGTAGAAATGGGCATCACAACCGTTGACCATGCTGCAATTTACAGTGCTGGCAATTGTGAGGTCTTATTTGGTGAGGCACTAAAGCTTGATCCAACAATGCGTGATCAAATTGAGATAGTATCTAAATTTGGTATCAATGGTATTGCTACCGGAAATGGCGAAAAACGTGTTTCTCATTATGATAGCAGTAAGCAAGCGATTTTAGACTCAACAAACAACTCATTACAACGTTTAGGTGTAGAGCAGCTAGATACATTACTGGTGCACCGCCCTGATTTCTTAATGAATGCTGATCACGTTGCGGAAGCCTTCGCCGAGTTAAAACAAAGCGGTAAAGTTAAACACTTTGGTGTATCAAACTTCACTTCTTCTCAATTTGATTTACTGCAATCACGTTTAGATATGCCTTTGGTGACAAACCAAGTTGAAATTAACCCAATGAACTTTGATGTTCTAGAAAACGGTGTATGTGACAAGCTACAACAATACCGTGTTAGACCAATGGCATGGTCATGTTTAGCGGGCGGTAATATCTTTAGTGAACAAACCGAGCAAGCAATACGCTTACGTCATACATTAACTGAACTAGCTGAAGAGTTAGGTGCTACCTCAATTGAGCAAGTGATTTTCGCTTGGGTATTAAAGCACCCATCAAACCCTGTTGCACTTATTGGTTCAGGTAAAATCGAAAGAGTAAAAGAAGCGATTAACGCACTTGCATTGCAAATGAATACTGAGCAATGGTACCGCGTTTGGGTAGCATCAAAAGGTCATGGTGTCGCATAA
- a CDS encoding HTH-type transcriptional regulator, LysR-family produces the protein MQQHKKIECLMLFVEIAQQLSFTKAAKNLSISKGYLSDQIKKLEAEFQCALLVRTTRSVRLTAEGEKILEQGKKIKATMLDLDRNVYQTHNSISGTLRITAPTLFTERFLLDICFEFKCLYPDINFVIDSSYVNYDLHHDDFDLAFRATLHPPENMVAKLLFSYQHCLCASPQYLEENGIPKTIDDLSALQCLSAVETQLWPLKSKESVISGWLTVNDHHLLKQQALNGRGIIRIANYYVDQELENGTLQKVLEDEFVQGQNIYLLYPQLIYPPEKLSTFIAFVQEKLRDRRYHL, from the coding sequence ATGCAGCAACATAAAAAGATAGAGTGTTTAATGCTATTTGTTGAGATTGCTCAGCAACTTAGCTTTACTAAAGCGGCAAAAAACTTATCAATATCTAAGGGGTATTTATCCGATCAAATAAAAAAGCTAGAAGCGGAATTTCAATGTGCTTTATTGGTGAGAACCACTCGGAGTGTTCGTTTAACGGCGGAAGGTGAAAAGATATTAGAGCAGGGAAAAAAAATCAAAGCGACCATGCTAGATTTAGATCGAAATGTTTATCAAACGCACAACAGCATTTCAGGAACACTACGCATTACCGCGCCAACCTTATTTACAGAGCGATTTTTACTGGATATTTGTTTTGAGTTTAAATGTTTGTATCCAGACATCAATTTTGTGATTGATTCGAGCTATGTGAATTATGACTTGCACCATGATGATTTTGATTTGGCATTTCGTGCCACATTACATCCACCTGAAAATATGGTTGCGAAATTATTATTCTCTTATCAGCACTGTTTGTGTGCCTCTCCTCAATATTTAGAGGAAAATGGTATTCCAAAGACAATTGACGATCTCTCAGCGCTGCAATGCTTGTCTGCTGTAGAAACCCAACTGTGGCCATTAAAATCCAAAGAGAGTGTTATTTCAGGTTGGTTAACTGTTAATGATCACCATCTTTTAAAACAACAAGCTTTAAATGGAAGGGGGATCATTCGTATCGCTAACTATTATGTGGATCAAGAATTAGAAAATGGAACGCTGCAAAAAGTCTTAGAAGATGAATTTGTTCAAGGCCAAAATATCTATTTGTTATACCCACAACTTATTTATCCGCCAGAAAAGCTATCAACTTTTATCGCTTTTGTTCAAGAGAAGCTGAGGGATAGAAGGTATCATCTATAA
- a CDS encoding enoyl-CoA hydratase/isomerase — MKTLSITNQNGIATVAINNPPVNVLTINLINEINEYVLSLKDDRDTKVVVFKSLHETFFLAHLDLNVINGTQGGQAASIEFNHMIMNIKAMKQVSVALVDGVARGGGNEFVMACDLAYGTENAAFAQPEVHVNIPTGGQGAVQFARRMGKNKALQALLLGNDFTAQQAENLNIITQFVPKAEMDNFLAMTLGVISTLEVRDIVMYKEIIAASIKDEDAGAELELRYFLERAKEQKTAAIISAFLKHGGQTEREAKDIQGIFVDTAAELSK, encoded by the coding sequence ATGAAAACATTATCAATCACTAATCAAAATGGTATCGCAACGGTTGCTATCAACAACCCACCAGTGAATGTATTAACCATTAATCTAATCAACGAAATTAATGAATATGTACTTTCTTTAAAAGATGACCGTGATACTAAAGTTGTGGTGTTTAAATCACTGCATGAAACCTTCTTTTTAGCGCATCTTGATCTGAATGTGATTAACGGCACTCAAGGTGGTCAAGCAGCGTCTATTGAGTTCAACCACATGATCATGAACATCAAGGCGATGAAACAAGTGTCTGTGGCTTTAGTTGATGGCGTGGCTCGTGGGGGCGGTAATGAGTTTGTTATGGCGTGTGACCTTGCATACGGCACCGAAAATGCAGCATTTGCTCAACCAGAAGTTCATGTGAATATTCCTACTGGCGGCCAAGGTGCGGTTCAGTTCGCAAGAAGAATGGGCAAAAACAAAGCATTACAAGCTCTACTATTGGGTAACGATTTCACAGCGCAACAAGCTGAGAACTTAAATATCATTACTCAATTTGTACCTAAAGCGGAAATGGATAACTTTTTAGCAATGACGTTAGGTGTGATTAGTACATTAGAAGTGCGTGATATTGTGATGTACAAAGAGATCATTGCAGCATCAATTAAAGATGAAGATGCGGGTGCAGAGCTAGAGTTACGTTACTTTTTAGAACGTGCTAAAGAGCAAAAAACAGCTGCTATTATCTCTGCATTTTTAAAACATGGCGGACAGACAGAGCGTGAAGCAAAAGACATTCAAGGTATTTTTGTTGATACGGCGGCTGAACTGTCTAAATAA